Proteins from a genomic interval of Paenibacillus sp. RC334:
- the mutY gene encoding A/G-specific adenine glycosylase: MTTHTLEQKRYFSFELLNWYTRSKRDLPWRRHRNPFYIWISEIMLQQTRVDTVIPYFNRFIARFPTIEALAEAPEEDVLKLWEGLGYYSRARNLQTAAKQVVELHGGEVPDDTQAVAALKGVGPYTTGAIMSIAFNRPEPAVDGNVMRVLSRYFLIEEDIMKGSTRAHMESLVRELIPEGRASDFNQALMELGALVCTPKSPHCLTCPVMEHCSGRLAGREETLPVKTKAKPPRLEPRSVALIEGSGGANAGRLLVRQRPAKGLLARMWELPHELVGPEGYNGPVPDEPAMDHLAAHLLAEGVLARPVRFVREAEHTFSHIHWNLRVFQCEEVASPAGEAGGQSLAAEQRAGYSTDGAKPGALIALAEQEERSAPPAGYRWISEADMDTLAFPKVFLDLITEYFAKQKGTLV; encoded by the coding sequence ATGACTACCCATACATTGGAACAAAAACGTTATTTCAGCTTCGAACTGCTGAATTGGTATACACGAAGCAAGCGGGATTTGCCGTGGCGCCGCCACCGGAATCCTTTTTACATCTGGATCTCGGAAATTATGCTTCAGCAGACGCGTGTCGATACGGTGATTCCGTATTTTAACCGCTTTATTGCACGCTTTCCGACGATTGAGGCGCTGGCGGAAGCACCTGAGGAGGATGTACTTAAGTTGTGGGAAGGGCTAGGATATTATTCACGGGCCCGGAATTTGCAAACGGCGGCGAAACAAGTGGTTGAGCTTCACGGCGGAGAGGTGCCGGATGATACGCAAGCTGTCGCCGCTCTGAAAGGCGTAGGTCCATATACGACGGGAGCGATTATGAGCATCGCCTTCAATCGGCCGGAGCCTGCTGTGGACGGTAATGTGATGCGGGTGCTGTCGCGCTATTTCCTGATTGAAGAGGATATTATGAAGGGCAGCACGCGAGCGCATATGGAAAGTCTGGTAAGGGAGCTGATCCCCGAAGGGAGAGCCTCCGACTTCAATCAGGCGTTGATGGAGCTGGGTGCCCTGGTCTGCACGCCGAAGTCGCCCCATTGCCTGACCTGCCCGGTCATGGAGCATTGCTCGGGCCGATTGGCAGGACGTGAGGAGACGCTGCCGGTCAAGACGAAGGCGAAGCCGCCGCGGCTGGAGCCGCGTTCCGTCGCCCTCATCGAGGGCAGCGGCGGCGCGAATGCAGGCCGCCTGCTCGTGCGTCAGCGCCCGGCCAAGGGCCTGCTGGCCCGCATGTGGGAGCTGCCGCACGAGCTTGTCGGGCCGGAGGGCTATAACGGCCCGGTGCCGGATGAGCCGGCCATGGATCACCTGGCGGCTCATTTGCTGGCGGAGGGCGTGCTTGCCCGTCCGGTGCGGTTCGTACGTGAGGCGGAGCACACGTTCAGTCACATTCACTGGAACCTGCGTGTGTTCCAGTGTGAAGAGGTCGCCAGCCCTGCCGGGGAGGCGGGCGGACAGTCGCTGGCTGCTGAGCAGCGGGCAGGCTACAGCACCGACGGTGCGAAGCCGGGTGCGCTGATTGCGCTGGCGGAGCAGGAGGAGCGCTCAGCGCCACCTGCGGGGTACCGCTGGATCAGCGAGGCCGATATGGACACCTTGGCGTTTCCCAAGGTGTTCCTCGATCTGATCACCGAATATTTTGCAAAGCAAAAAGGGACCTTGGTGTAG
- the nadE gene encoding ammonia-dependent NAD(+) synthetase, whose product MSLQEQIIAELGVQPTINVEAEVRKRVDFLKTYVTKTGSKGLLIAISGGIDSAVAAALCKQATDELTQEQGEEYKTLGVFQPYGKQEDIEHSYAVAKAFDLKYAGETNIQEAVDKVAVEVEHSLKDIGLERSITPQVRGNVKARTRMVVQYALANELNLLVVGTDHASEAITGFYTKWGDGAVDITPLSTLNKRQVRLLASYLGVPQAILDKAPTAGLWEGQTDEKELGISYEANSDYLEGKEIDPAAREKLESFFTRTAHKRTSIPGI is encoded by the coding sequence ATGAGTTTGCAGGAACAGATTATTGCTGAATTGGGAGTACAACCTACCATTAACGTAGAGGCTGAGGTCCGCAAGCGTGTGGATTTCCTCAAGACGTATGTCACGAAAACGGGAAGCAAGGGTCTGCTGATCGCCATCAGTGGCGGGATCGACAGTGCCGTAGCGGCTGCCTTGTGCAAACAGGCTACGGATGAGCTGACGCAGGAGCAAGGCGAAGAGTACAAAACGCTTGGAGTATTTCAGCCGTATGGCAAGCAGGAAGATATCGAGCACAGCTACGCAGTAGCCAAAGCGTTTGACCTGAAATATGCTGGGGAAACGAACATTCAGGAAGCGGTGGACAAGGTTGCCGTGGAAGTAGAGCATTCGTTGAAGGATATCGGTCTTGAGCGTTCCATTACTCCGCAAGTGAGAGGGAATGTGAAGGCGAGAACACGTATGGTGGTTCAGTACGCGCTTGCGAATGAGCTGAATCTGCTCGTTGTGGGTACGGATCATGCCTCGGAAGCCATCACAGGCTTTTATACCAAATGGGGCGATGGTGCCGTTGATATTACGCCGCTCAGCACGCTGAACAAACGTCAGGTGCGTTTGCTGGCCAGTTATCTGGGAGTTCCGCAGGCCATTCTGGACAAAGCCCCTACAGCGGGATTGTGGGAAGGCCAGACGGATGAAAAAGAACTGGGTATCTCTTACGAAGCGAACAGCGACTATCTGGAAGGCAAGGAAATTGATCCGGCGGCACGTGAAAAGCTGGAAAGCTTCTTCACACGCACAGCGCATAAGCGGACAAGCATCCCAGGCATTTAA
- the acpS gene encoding holo-ACP synthase codes for MIYGIGHDVLEISRMADILAGKYADAFLNRVLTPAERDLAVERRGRLAEFVAGRFAAKEAITKAFGCGIGQIIGFGDMDILPELGGKPAVYLSAPAWDRLGLPGAGGSDYSIHLSITHQPNIASAFVIVEYKET; via the coding sequence ATGATCTACGGAATCGGACATGATGTGCTGGAAATAAGCCGGATGGCTGACATATTGGCAGGTAAATATGCAGACGCGTTTTTGAATCGGGTGTTGACACCGGCTGAACGCGACCTTGCTGTGGAGCGAAGGGGCAGGCTGGCGGAGTTTGTAGCAGGGCGCTTTGCCGCGAAGGAAGCGATAACGAAAGCCTTTGGCTGCGGAATCGGGCAGATCATCGGGTTCGGCGATATGGATATTTTACCGGAGCTTGGGGGCAAGCCAGCGGTTTATTTGTCTGCCCCTGCGTGGGACAGACTGGGGCTGCCGGGTGCGGGCGGCTCGGATTACAGCATTCACCTGAGTATTACACATCAACCCAACATTGCCTCTGCTTTTGTGATTGTTGAATATAAGGAGACGTGA
- a CDS encoding alpha/beta fold hydrolase, with protein sequence MSESLVIEAGTEAGTEAVIRASWFPAKNTAKSLLVIAHGYKGFKDWGMFPYIAEALSTDNHVVTFNFSHNGIGEDLTNFTELEKFAQNTYSREQEDLDVLLTNLRARHEFRELPLFLLGHSRGAGSCFIYALDHPDEVSGVISWNGVTDLDLFTLPQKEEMRTKGRSYVPNARTGQQLPLDLVILEDLEQNRQRFAIVDRLKDSHLPAVLIQGTDDSKRLREGSALLTSVRPDIEWVQIQGGNHTFNTVHPFQGSSLPLDQAITETRRFIEWITN encoded by the coding sequence ATGTCAGAATCACTCGTTATTGAAGCAGGTACGGAAGCAGGAACAGAAGCGGTAATCCGGGCTTCCTGGTTTCCCGCCAAAAATACAGCCAAAAGCTTGCTCGTCATCGCTCACGGCTATAAGGGCTTCAAGGATTGGGGCATGTTCCCCTATATAGCAGAAGCCTTGAGCACAGACAACCATGTCGTAACCTTCAACTTTTCACATAACGGCATAGGTGAGGATCTAACGAATTTTACCGAGCTGGAAAAGTTCGCACAGAACACCTACAGCCGGGAACAAGAGGATTTGGACGTATTGCTGACAAATCTGAGAGCACGCCACGAGTTCAGAGAACTGCCGTTGTTTCTGTTAGGACACAGCCGAGGTGCGGGAAGCTGTTTTATATATGCGCTGGATCATCCGGACGAGGTTTCAGGCGTCATTTCATGGAATGGCGTGACTGACCTGGACCTGTTCACCTTGCCGCAAAAAGAAGAAATGCGGACCAAGGGCCGCAGCTACGTACCAAACGCCAGAACAGGACAGCAGCTTCCGCTGGATCTTGTTATTTTGGAAGATCTGGAGCAAAATCGCCAACGCTTTGCCATCGTGGACAGGCTTAAAGACAGCCATCTGCCTGCCGTACTCATTCAAGGTACCGATGATTCCAAACGCCTGCGTGAAGGCTCTGCCCTGCTTACCTCAGTTCGTCCTGATATTGAATGGGTACAAATTCAAGGGGGCAATCATACCTTCAATACCGTTCACCCTTTCCAGGGAAGCAGCCTTCCGCTGGATCAGGCGATTACCGAAACCCGCCGCTTCATTGAATGGATTACCAATTAA